The genome window CTATGATTAACGAAAGGATAAAAATAACCACAACGATCCAAAGGTATTTTTTCAAAGAATACAGGTATTCGAGGTCTTTTTGCATTTCATACCCCATTATTATCCGGAGGGTGTTTCGTATTGCATGCGAAAAATCTATGGCAAAAAACCACTAAATATAAGCATTTGCGCATAGTTATCGTCTGTCTGACATGGTTAATAATCTTTTGGATTACATTGTACGTTCTGCAACCGATGTGGAAACTTATAATCCCATAAATACCCTTCTTTTTGGCTTGCTGTTTGCAGTCGGCATTCTTTTCGTTTACGCATACATAATAAACAGGTTTGGGCTAAGGATTGACGGGCGTTTTCTTTTTGCAGCAAGCATGTGGGCTTTTTTTGCAATGAGCATACGGCTTCTTCACGACACTGGCTTTACGGATTCGGTGTGGTTTATCACTCCCTACGTAACGCTGATCGATTTTTCCCTTGCGATATCATTGCTTTTCCTGTCCATATACATACAGAGGATAAAAAAAATCGATTACTGGAAAACATGGGGAACATCAGGAGCGATCCTTGGGATTATAGTGCTCTCGCTTTCGACGCTTTCCAACTGGGAAGGATTTGGGTTGGTTGTGATTCTCTGGACAGCCTCTCTCCTCATCCTTGTCGGGGCAAGGAAAATATTTCCGAATTTCCTAACATGGTGGAATATCGGCGTACTTGAGACGCAGCTGATGGATGCTGCAGGCTCGTTTGCAGGCATAACATTCTTTGGCTTCTCAGAGGAGCATGTCCTTGGAGGCGCGGCGATAAAATACGCAGAATCCATCGGGCTTACTCTGTTCGGCTCAGGGTCATGGGTGATGTTTCTTTTGAAGCTTGTCGTGCTTGTGCCCGTACTTTATTATATTGACAGGTATCCCGGTGACATAAACGAGAAGAAGTATATCAAGACGGTGATATTTGTTCTTGGGCTTGCAATCGGGCTGCGGAACGGATTTAATATTCTGATTCTCAAGGCATAATGATTAGACCGTGCCGCTAATGTGATTATATATACTGCCAGAGTGTATCTATTATATTTATTTCGAGAACTTATGAAAGAGGGCAAAGAAAACCATAAAAACAAGTGGATGCAGCTGCCAAGAACTGTAGTTGTCGGTCATGGTGTTA of Candidatus Methanoperedens sp. contains these proteins:
- a CDS encoding DUF63 family protein, which gives rise to MVNNLLDYIVRSATDVETYNPINTLLFGLLFAVGILFVYAYIINRFGLRIDGRFLFAASMWAFFAMSIRLLHDTGFTDSVWFITPYVTLIDFSLAISLLFLSIYIQRIKKIDYWKTWGTSGAILGIIVLSLSTLSNWEGFGLVVILWTASLLILVGARKIFPNFLTWWNIGVLETQLMDAAGSFAGITFFGFSEEHVLGGAAIKYAESIGLTLFGSGSWVMFLLKLVVLVPVLYYIDRYPGDINEKKYIKTVIFVLGLAIGLRNGFNILILKA